The Pyrus communis chromosome 5, drPyrComm1.1, whole genome shotgun sequence region ACTTTTTTCATACCCACTTTTGTTAAAAGTTAAGCTAAAGGCAAACTAGGGCTAAGATCAAGTCAACGGAATTGGATCCACTCAAGACCTTAGTGTCTTTACCCTTTAAACCAAATAGGGTAAAGACGGTGCAAACAAAACAGTGTGGATACACTATTGATCATAAGAAGATCCTTATGGCCTTGCAAAGTAGGCTAACACAAGAGAATCACAATGCAGAATAGTACTAACCACCCAACCATTGTCACTGAAAATAAGGCCAGCTATTTGTGAATAACAACTAGCATAGCGGAACAGGGACAAAGACACAGACAAAAGTTGATATATCAGACATTGATATCTTACGcatcttaaaatttgatatatcaGACAAAAGTTTTGTCATTCCTTCATCTCGATAGTAGATTAAATTGAAACCAAAGAAGCAACCTATGTGTACATTCTACCCAAAGGAATTCCAAGATGAACAAGGTCAAGGACCATTGATCATATAGTTGAATGCACCACAATCACAGAGAGCAGAGCAGGTCAAATCTCAAGTTAATTTCAAATAAGAGAGTATCCGTATAACAAAAACAGCTAGACAGTGAAACGGGAAGACGAAAATATGAAGTTCATCTTTCTCCATCCATGACTACCAATTGAGTTCATCTCTAGAAAAATATACTGAGCCAAAAGCTAGTCAATGAGCAGTGCTGCATCTACGATACTACATCAAGGGAGCTACGAACATCATACATCCTCAACTTTAACTTTTCCTTGATACACTCTCAATAACTGAGGTACTTCATCTATATATCCGGTTACATACTTCGCCAAGAAGAATTTCTCTGCAGGGAGCATTACGGAATACAAACTCACATTTTCAACTTCCTTTATCAATCCTTTCAACATCAAAACTTTAACAACCGAGCACCTTGGGATTATTCGCTCCTCCAAACTGAGACTCACAATGGCTGGGTATTTGGCAATAACTCGTGCCGGCCATCCCATTTTGTTCACTAGAAATTCCATTACCTGCATTATTTTCTTCTCCGACTTGGTCATACAATGTGGGAACCGCTTGAAAGCAGAGAGAACATCGTCCTCTGACCAACCCCACCTCTTATAAGATTCACAATTATGATTCCATACGGACTTACTACACAAAGCTTTTATTGCCATGACAGACGTTGATTTTTCCAGATTAAAGCCCATTTGCTTAACCTCATCCACAACTTTGCCGAAATTCTCAGGATTTCGTATAAGAGAGCTAGGAAAATGAGCTAGCAACAGAGAAATAGATGATTGGGGCACACCTAGTTCTCTCAAAATCCCAATATTCGGCGCCAGATTCTTCGAATGGCCTTCCAAAAAAATCCGCGAGCCGTTCTTCAAAAAAGCAACAAAATTTTTCCCAGAAAGCAGATTACCAAGGAAAAGGCAAGTGGGTTTTATCCGTTTCTGCAAGCTCACATCCAAAAGAGCAGGAACGGAAGCAAAAGTTTTTGCAAGCTCCTCCCTTGAAATTCCTACCGATATGAAAAACTCAAGCTTTGGCAAAAGGGTTTTTTCCGGATAGCCCATGAGGAGTTGCGGGCGTGACCTGATGAGCTTGGAGATCTGGGTTGCAGAGAATTCATGGCTTCTGAGAAAGGACAGAACAGAGTCTGCTCTTTCCGGGGATCGCAACTTGACCCGCTTGGATGCTGCAATTGCACCTTCTGGAGACAACCCACAAGAGTTTATGAGGTAATTGACTGTGAAATCGTGGTGGGTTTGTGAGATTTCTGAGACCAAGTGTCTGCAGGGTATCAGACTATGAAGAGAAAAATCAAAATCCGAGGGTTTCAGATCCCCAACCCCAACAACAAATCTTTTAGTTTTGGGAAATAGAGAATAACCCAATCTGGCGGCCTCCAAGTTGAAGAGGCTTACCATGTTAGATTCCCGGCGATGTCCAATTTCAAGTGGAAAGTCCAAAACCTCGGCGGCGCTTCCGTTCAGAGGGTTTTAGCATTTCTCTCGGGAGAGGCTCTCGCTCTCTCTtgcacgttttttttttttatcttggtTGAATCTGAAGTGCAAAATAGTACGAAAATGCTATTTGGGCtttagccttttcaagcttaatTGGGAATTAGTGCAATTCTTCGAGGTATGGGATACATTAggctttgaccaaaaaaaaaaaattacgaacTTTATATGGGCTTCGCGTTGCGGACTGATATGGTGAATTGGTACGGTAACGTCTTGtatcaataaaataaatacgtgtaaattttaatttacatATTCTTATTTTTGTGACACAGGATGTCATGTGATTGTGTACTCGTACCATGTAACTTGGTCTCCTGCACATAACCCGAGAGAGCAACGTAGATGACgatataataattaaatattaatatcaTCTTAACAATGTTATATTGACGTATTGATACCATGTATCGGCTCGTATCAAGAAATTTCTATTGAGTATCAACGTCGTTACCATGGCATGGATATCCAATTGCCGCCCACGTTAATCTTCTTTGGGTCATGCGCTGCCCATGCACACGATTCGTGTGCGCATGGGCAAAAAACTGAAGCAAGCACAAGgtaaaaataaccaaaaaaaaggTCCTGCACAACGTAACGAAATTACAATGAAACAGGCCCAAAAGAAGGAGTCTATAGAAACACTGACTTCCTTGTATTGTAAGTTCTGAATCAGAGGAGTGTCACATTTTCTGACGAAGGCAACAACAGATACGAATTACCCTTGAAGAATTAGAATGCGACACAGATCAACTTACCACGAATaatacaaattataaatataaaagaagaagaagaaagtttcATTGGACAATTTGAGCTTGCTTTGTGGCTGTTTCGGGTTTTCGATTACCTTTGAAGAATTGCACCAGAAAAATTGTGGAAGAGATTATAACTTTGAGTACCAAGTTGTTGATTGCAAACAGGGAAGACAAAGGATACCAAGCAATAGACATCAAGCACCCAAGCACAACAGAGTTTATGTGGTTCAGTCTCCATCTAAGACCAACATACACGGCCATAAATTAGGTGAACTGGGATGTGCACTCGTTGTAGAGAAAGTATGACTTCACAGCATGAATAAACTGATGCAAATATAACGAATCCAGCATCACATTGTCCGTGACATAAGTAATGAGCTTCCATAGTGTTCTATCCTTCCCACGCAAAATGACTTGATTACAAATCCCTGGGATCTCTAGTCCCTCAAGAACCGAATTTACAGCCACAACGGatgcaattttttttgctaAGGCAAGTGCTAAAAAAACAGCGAAAGTGATTCACAACGATACAATGATACTTATCTAGGTCACAGCCACTGAAAAAAGGCTAGCTAAACTAAACTACAGACTAAACTGAATCCCATAAGAAGCAAGTTAAGGTTTACTTTCTATCAAAACCAATTTTGAAGACCAACCAAATTCAAGAACCAACAACGCAACTCGGACTGCAGGTCAACCTTTTTGGATCAGATAGTATATATAACTAAACCAACTAGTCAGTAGAGTAGAAGATGAACAAA contains the following coding sequences:
- the LOC137735527 gene encoding transcription termination factor MTERF15, mitochondrial-like, with the protein product MVSLFNLEAARLGYSLFPKTKRFVVGVGDLKPSDFDFSLHSLIPCRHLVSEISQTHHDFTVNYLINSCGLSPEGAIAASKRVKLRSPERADSVLSFLRSHEFSATQISKLIRSRPQLLMGYPEKTLLPKLEFFISVGISREELAKTFASVPALLDVSLQKRIKPTCLFLGNLLSGKNFVAFLKNGSRIFLEGHSKNLAPNIGILRELGVPQSSISLLLAHFPSSLIRNPENFGKVVDEVKQMGFNLEKSTSVMAIKALCSKSVWNHNCESYKRWGWSEDDVLSAFKRFPHCMTKSEKKIMQVMEFLVNKMGWPARVIAKYPAIVSLSLEERIIPRCSVVKVLMLKGLIKEVENVSLYSVMLPAEKFFLAKYVTGYIDEVPQLLRVYQGKVKVEDV